A single region of the Amphiura filiformis chromosome 7, Afil_fr2py, whole genome shotgun sequence genome encodes:
- the LOC140157470 gene encoding uncharacterized protein gives MLSVIVVLLLGLYGTDASHFRGGSMSWRPIGSNQIELLYRVGFKYDHTEPGFDPCTPDAQRDQTVLDTSGKLICSSCSPDQAQRKLDWICDDYDIDQDFALGHRSMIYDIPDTPYFTISYEHCCWISLQSPINPTGGAKGWKMLTTVNLIPRRDGTINSSPQPALIPLEKFYKGCQYKLRIAVSDPDNDIIRCRYADIRKDECPGDGNMKACGPQTDGLTIQKKDCSLYYDTSDVGEGYHAVNVIIEDYARPYNRKSKALSKVSLLFLLLVEQETEVCLKPIIVDPPSCITVRPGEHFEMIVRAEAGDASKPISKIRTQKPYGMQSSELVNDPESPLRKMITLSWDPTTANIGKHPVCFSALDRNSFTSGMSCTFVYVEENPIEVSPDTSNPAPNGAIEAGHAFEVRFNSQIKRPNSAAYIRLIDPISNDVVFEILARSRTVSFSDGSSLIFIPPRDSLFDDTPTGQTKEFILRLDQGVALPESGLGCGSNAAEWRIDVTDAIPPTQAPICSRGPLELFVPIDDVTDIEECSLTLPDETVHVTSDLKMIPYQLCCPNTCDIETIS, from the exons ATGCTTTCGGTCATCGTTGTATTGTTATTGGGATTGTATGGTACTGATGCCAGTCATTTTCGAGGTGGTTCAATGAGTTGGCGACCAATCGGCTCAAATCAG ATTGAACTTCTCTATCGCGTTGGTTTCAAATATGATCATACGGAACCGGGATTTGACCCGTGTACCCCGGATGCACAGCGAGATCAAACAGTTCTTGACACCAGTGGAAAGTTAATATGCAGTAG CTGTTCTCCTGATCAAGCACAGAGAAAGCTCGATTGGATATGTGATGATTATGACATAGATCAAGATTTTGCTTTGGGACATAGAAGCATGATCTATGACATCCCCGACACACCATATTTTACTATTAG TTACGAACATTGCTGCTGGATTAGTTTGCAAAGCCCCATAAATCCGACAGGGGGAGCTAAAGGATGGAAGATGCTAACGACCGTCAATCTCATTCCGCGCCGTGATGGAACCATTAACTCCTCCCCGCAACCAGCGCTAATTCCACTAGAGAAATTCTACAAGGGTTGCCAGTATAAATTGCGTATTGCAG TCAGCGATCCTGATAATGATATCATCCGATGCCGATATGCTGACATTAGAAAAGACGAATGCCCAGGAGATGGCAACATGAAAGCGTGTGGGCCTCAAACAGATGGCCTGACTATACAG AAGAAAGATTGTAGTCTTTACTATGATACGTCAGACGTTGGAGAAGGCTATCATGCAGTCAACGTCATAATAGAAGACTACGCCAGACCATACAACAGAAAGAGCAAAGCTCTCAGCAAGGTGTCGTTGCTATTTCTCTTACTCGTTGAACAAGAAACTGAAGTTTGTTTGAAACCAATCATCGTCGACCCACCATCTTGTATAACGGTGCGACCGGGAGAACACTTCGAGATGATCGTTCGTGCTGAAGCTGGAGATGCATCAAAACC AATTTCTAAAATAAGAACTCAAAAGCCTTACGGTATGCAGTCATCAGAATTAGTAAACGACCCTGAATCTCCGCTCCGCAAGATGATCACCCTATCCTGGGATCCAACTACGGCAAATATTGGGAAACATCCAGTTTGTTTCAGCGCGCTGGACCGAAACAG TTTTACCAGCGGCATGTCTTGCACATTTGTGTACGTTGAAGAAAATCCAATTGAAGTCAGCCCAGATACAAGCAATCCTGCACCTAACGGAGCCATTGAAGCAGGGCATGCATTTGAAGTGCGCTTCAACAGCCAA ATCAAGCGACCAAATAGCGCAGCATACATCCGGCTTATTGATCCAATAAGTAATGATGTCGTCTTCGAAATCCTTGCAAGAAGCAGGACAGTGTCATTTAGTGATGGGTCTAGCTTGATTTTTATTCCACCAAGGGACTCGTTGTTTGATGACACGCCTACAGGCCAGACAAAGGAATTTATTTTGAGACTTGACCAAGGAGTAGCTTTACCTGAGTCGGGACTTGGATGTGGATCTAATGCGGCTGAGTGGCGCATAGATGTTACAG ATGCTATACCTCCAACACAAGCTCCGATCTGCAGCCGTGGTCCTCTAGAGCTGTTTGTACCTATCGATGATGTCACAGACATTGAGGAGTGCTCTCTCACGCTACCGGACGAAACTGTTCACGTGACCAGTGATCTTAAAATGATCCCTTACCAGTTATGCTGCCCAAATACTTGTGATATAGAGACGATTTCTTGA